Proteins encoded in a region of the Stieleria neptunia genome:
- a CDS encoding metallophosphoesterase family protein, with amino-acid sequence MRTLAIGDIHGCYQSLKRLESAAQFSPDDQIITLGDFVDRGPDTRSVLDWLIDRQDQGLVALRGNHEVMMLAAKKSFNRHVEWRACGGDAVLSSYGIDHVEQIPKRHWEFLSTRLKPYHVGENHFFVHANAYPEMELDEQPSHMLYWESSAERAPHRSGRVMVCGHTPQRSGAPLDMGHAVCIDTAACKGGWLTCLDVDAGYCWQANEQGQTRSFWLDQGPYGAQLERA; translated from the coding sequence ATGCGTACACTGGCGATCGGGGACATTCATGGATGCTATCAGTCGCTGAAGCGATTGGAATCGGCCGCGCAGTTTTCTCCGGATGATCAAATCATCACGTTGGGGGATTTCGTCGATCGGGGTCCCGACACGCGCAGCGTGCTGGACTGGTTGATCGATCGCCAGGACCAAGGTCTGGTCGCACTTCGCGGCAATCATGAAGTGATGATGCTGGCGGCAAAGAAGTCATTCAACCGACATGTCGAGTGGCGCGCCTGCGGTGGCGATGCGGTCTTGTCGTCATACGGAATCGACCATGTTGAACAGATCCCCAAACGACATTGGGAATTCCTGTCCACTCGGCTGAAGCCGTACCATGTCGGCGAGAACCATTTCTTCGTTCACGCGAACGCTTACCCCGAAATGGAATTAGACGAGCAACCGAGCCACATGCTCTATTGGGAATCATCCGCCGAGCGCGCACCACACCGATCCGGGCGAGTGATGGTTTGTGGGCACACGCCGCAACGCAGCGGCGCACCGCTGGACATGGGACATGCCGTGTGTATCGATACGGCGGCGTGTAAAGGCGGCTGGCTGACCTGTCTAGACGTCGATGCCGGCTACTGTTGGCAAGCCAATGAACAGGGCCAGACGCGAAGTTTCTGGCTCGATCAAGGACCGTACGGGGCACAACTGGAACGCGCCTGA
- a CDS encoding sulfatase family protein: MKDRFALLSLMLLSVSAMFSSAVHAAPPAPNIVLIFVDDMGYGDLACYGNSKNKTPHLDRLAAEGQRWTNFYSSGSTCVPSRKGLMSGRHPVFIPRQANGLKDDRRALMPAMLKRQGYATAILGKWHLAGYPKDFTVDPMHPLECGFDSHYGTPGSNDVPPPPGKKQTREVFDNCDKFSFPVPLIRGREVVEFPVNQELLTRRYTEEAVKWIEQQKDNRFFLYLAHNMPHAPIFASPEFQNRSAGGRFGDVVEEIDWSVGQVVQTVRRMGIEKETLIVFTSDNGPWSCFGPHGGTAGPLRGEKATTWEGGQRVPTIFYWPGTIKPATIDGIGANLDLYATFATLTGGDQPNDKPGYISTDLSPTLLEGKPSGRQTWAYHQNAFRSGRYKIHVASTLPTDPVTRRRRSVTRYDTPLLFDLEADLGEQHDIAEQHPEVVARLVREMQAFHGN; this comes from the coding sequence ATGAAAGATCGATTCGCCCTGCTGAGTTTGATGCTGTTGTCCGTCAGCGCAATGTTTTCATCGGCTGTGCACGCCGCCCCACCGGCACCCAACATTGTTTTGATCTTTGTCGACGACATGGGCTACGGCGATCTGGCGTGCTACGGAAACTCAAAGAACAAAACGCCTCATCTGGATCGACTTGCCGCCGAAGGCCAGCGTTGGACGAACTTTTATTCTTCCGGGTCCACCTGTGTTCCGAGCCGAAAAGGATTGATGAGCGGCCGACATCCCGTGTTCATTCCGCGCCAGGCAAACGGATTGAAGGACGATCGTCGTGCCCTGATGCCGGCGATGCTCAAACGGCAAGGTTATGCGACGGCCATTCTTGGCAAGTGGCACCTGGCCGGTTATCCCAAAGACTTTACCGTCGACCCGATGCATCCCTTGGAATGTGGTTTCGATTCTCACTACGGCACCCCGGGCAGCAACGACGTGCCGCCCCCGCCGGGCAAGAAACAAACGCGCGAGGTGTTTGACAATTGTGATAAATTCTCGTTCCCGGTCCCGCTGATTCGTGGCCGCGAAGTCGTCGAGTTTCCTGTCAACCAGGAACTGCTCACACGCCGTTACACCGAAGAAGCGGTGAAATGGATTGAGCAACAGAAAGACAATCGTTTCTTTCTGTATCTGGCGCACAACATGCCGCACGCGCCGATCTTTGCGTCACCCGAGTTTCAAAACCGAAGTGCGGGGGGCCGGTTTGGAGACGTGGTGGAAGAAATCGATTGGTCGGTCGGTCAAGTGGTCCAGACGGTTCGTCGGATGGGGATCGAGAAGGAAACGTTGATCGTCTTTACAAGCGACAACGGCCCTTGGTCCTGTTTCGGCCCGCATGGTGGAACCGCCGGTCCTCTGCGTGGCGAGAAAGCGACGACTTGGGAAGGCGGCCAGCGTGTTCCGACGATCTTCTATTGGCCCGGAACGATCAAGCCGGCCACGATCGACGGCATCGGAGCGAACCTGGACCTTTACGCAACGTTTGCGACGCTCACCGGCGGCGATCAACCCAACGACAAGCCTGGGTACATCTCGACCGATCTCAGCCCCACGCTGCTCGAGGGCAAGCCGAGTGGACGACAGACATGGGCCTATCATCAAAATGCGTTCCGATCCGGCCGCTACAAGATTCACGTCGCAAGCACGCTGCCCACCGATCCGGTGACCCGTCGCCGACGGTCGGTGACAAGGTATGACACACCGTTGTTGTTCGATCTGGAGGCCGATCTCGGTGAGCAACATGACATCGCCGAGCAGCATCCCGAGGTGGTCGCTCGGTTAGTCCGCGAGATGCAGGCGTTCCACGGCAACTAG
- a CDS encoding Tm-1-like ATP-binding domain-containing protein, translating to MKAIAVLGTFDTKGDELEFVAQKIRAQGFAVLTIDVGTGGPPRITPDVTRDQLLASIEADLKPIAGDRGACVTLMGRAAAAVLPKLAAEGRIDAVVSLGGGGGTSIATAAMRALPIGFPKLMVSTVASGDTSAYIGTKDILMMPSVVDVAGLNRISQLVFTRAAGAICGMVQAEVESDAAKPIIVASMFGNTTKCIEIAKPILDDAGYEVLVFHATGIGGRAMEDLIASGMVAGVLDITTTELADELLGGIMSAGPNRLEAAGKAGLPTVIAPGCLDMANFGPRNTVPDRYRSRLIYEHNPDNTLVRTTPEESARLGRTLADRLGCYGDNVTVMIPTKAISVISAKGQPFYDPRADAALFESIGKTDKPVIRIECEINDEAFASAAANELLRRLASV from the coding sequence ATGAAAGCGATTGCCGTACTCGGGACGTTTGACACCAAAGGCGACGAGTTGGAGTTTGTCGCCCAGAAAATTCGTGCCCAAGGATTCGCCGTCCTGACGATCGACGTGGGGACCGGCGGTCCGCCGCGCATCACGCCCGATGTCACGCGCGACCAGCTGTTGGCGAGCATCGAAGCGGACTTGAAACCGATCGCCGGGGACCGTGGAGCCTGCGTGACGTTGATGGGACGCGCGGCGGCGGCGGTGTTGCCAAAATTGGCTGCGGAAGGACGGATCGACGCGGTCGTTTCGCTTGGTGGTGGTGGCGGAACGTCGATCGCGACTGCCGCCATGCGCGCCCTGCCGATCGGATTCCCCAAGTTGATGGTCTCGACCGTCGCCAGCGGCGACACGTCTGCTTACATCGGCACCAAAGACATTTTGATGATGCCGAGCGTCGTTGATGTCGCGGGGCTGAATCGCATTTCGCAACTCGTGTTCACGCGCGCCGCGGGTGCGATCTGCGGCATGGTCCAGGCGGAAGTCGAGTCGGACGCGGCGAAACCGATCATCGTCGCCAGCATGTTCGGCAACACGACGAAGTGCATCGAGATCGCAAAACCGATTCTGGATGACGCCGGCTACGAGGTCTTGGTGTTTCACGCGACCGGCATCGGTGGGCGGGCGATGGAAGATCTAATCGCCAGCGGGATGGTTGCCGGCGTGTTGGACATCACGACGACCGAGCTGGCCGATGAATTGCTGGGCGGCATCATGTCCGCCGGACCGAATCGGCTGGAAGCTGCGGGAAAAGCGGGATTGCCGACCGTCATCGCGCCGGGATGTTTGGACATGGCCAACTTTGGCCCTCGCAACACCGTCCCGGACCGCTACCGGTCGCGCCTGATCTACGAACACAATCCCGACAACACCTTGGTCAGAACGACCCCGGAAGAATCGGCGCGACTCGGACGCACCCTCGCCGATCGACTGGGCTGCTACGGCGACAACGTGACCGTCATGATCCCGACCAAGGCGATCAGCGTGATCAGCGCCAAAGGGCAGCCGTTTTATGATCCACGTGCCGATGCCGCCTTGTTTGAATCGATTGGAAAAACCGACAAGCCGGTGATTCGAATCGAGTGTGAAATCAACGACGAAGCGTTCGCCTCGGCTGCCGCCAACGAGCTGTTGCGGCGGTTGGCCAGTGTTTAA
- a CDS encoding phosphoenolpyruvate hydrolase family protein, translating into MPNPWTGTGNPYTREEVVARLHATLDRGESILAAGAGIGISAKFLEQGGADLIIIYNSGRFRMAGHGSTAGLMAYSDANAVAMEIGEYEVLPIVKETPVICGVHASDPRRRMWHWLGKVKEMGFSGVNNFPTHAIVDGNFRQVLEETGMSFSHEVEMVALARQMDLFSIVYVATAEESEAMAKAGADAIIAHVGTTIGGSIGVTDASCTIEDAAKRTQEVCDAAKTVRDDIFLLSHGGPICGPDDAAYINQHTDAVGFVGASSLERMAFEQSLLKLTREFKQIPVR; encoded by the coding sequence ATGCCAAACCCGTGGACTGGAACAGGAAACCCGTACACACGCGAAGAGGTGGTGGCGCGATTGCACGCGACCCTTGACCGCGGCGAATCGATTCTCGCCGCGGGCGCCGGCATCGGCATCAGCGCCAAGTTTCTTGAGCAGGGCGGCGCGGATCTGATCATCATTTACAACTCCGGCCGTTTCCGAATGGCCGGTCACGGTAGCACCGCCGGGTTGATGGCCTACAGTGACGCCAACGCCGTGGCGATGGAGATCGGCGAGTACGAAGTGCTGCCGATCGTCAAAGAAACACCGGTCATCTGCGGTGTCCACGCCTCCGACCCGCGACGACGGATGTGGCATTGGTTGGGCAAAGTCAAAGAGATGGGGTTTTCCGGCGTCAACAACTTTCCAACCCACGCCATCGTCGACGGAAACTTTCGGCAGGTGTTGGAGGAAACCGGGATGAGTTTTTCCCATGAGGTCGAAATGGTCGCCCTGGCACGACAGATGGACCTGTTCAGCATCGTCTATGTCGCGACGGCCGAAGAGTCCGAGGCGATGGCCAAGGCGGGCGCCGACGCGATCATCGCCCACGTCGGTACCACGATCGGTGGCAGTATCGGCGTCACGGATGCCAGTTGCACGATCGAAGACGCCGCCAAACGCACGCAGGAGGTTTGCGATGCCGCAAAAACCGTGCGCGACGACATCTTCTTGCTCTCCCACGGCGGTCCCATTTGTGGCCCCGACGATGCCGCCTACATCAATCAACACACCGACGCGGTCGGATTCGTCGGCGCAAGCAGTCTGGAACGAATGGCCTTTGAGCAGTCGTTGCTGAAATTGACTCGAGAGTTCAAGCAGATTCCGGTGCGTTAG
- a CDS encoding arylsulfatase, with amino-acid sequence MPAMRFLLMIAAVVLIGVIPRSGLAKTPNIVFILADDLGYGELGCYGQEKIRTPNIDRLAKDGMRFLQHYTGAPVCAPARCTLMTGQHLGHAEIRTNRDSGNGRIYPGQFPITEQVVTIAEVLHEAGYATGAFGKWGLGPSNTTGSPIKQGFDRYFGYNCQRNAHSYFPPFLDSDEKEVQINKYPIPGHDRKPDGEVVADDYRAKTYAPDLILQEAVKFLEKNKDNPFFLYCPFVEPHVAMQPPQEWIDKYPTEWDDQHGPYRGENGYLPHPRPRAAYAAMISDLDEHVGTILDQLDKHGLTDNTVVIFTSDNGPTHGSRNPEFHVGGAACKFFNSTGGLNGYKGSCYEGGIRIPCLVRWPGQVAEGSENDFPSYFPDWFPTLAEIAGAKLPEQQILDGVSLVGLVQGKETQRSKPLIWNFNGYGGIVAVRDGDWKAIRRNINQKQAADWELYNIADDPSETKDLAKSHPKIVKRLELAFINDRTFEPDFPMKIYDER; translated from the coding sequence ATGCCCGCTATGCGTTTTTTGTTGATGATCGCCGCCGTTGTCTTGATCGGCGTTATCCCGCGATCTGGCCTGGCCAAAACCCCCAACATCGTTTTTATCCTGGCTGATGATCTCGGCTATGGTGAACTCGGATGCTACGGTCAAGAAAAGATTCGGACACCCAATATCGACCGGCTCGCCAAAGACGGGATGCGTTTCCTGCAACACTACACCGGAGCGCCGGTCTGTGCTCCGGCACGCTGCACCCTGATGACCGGCCAGCATCTGGGGCACGCCGAGATCCGCACCAACCGAGATTCCGGCAACGGACGCATTTATCCCGGACAATTTCCGATCACCGAACAAGTCGTCACGATCGCCGAGGTGTTGCACGAGGCCGGCTACGCGACCGGTGCCTTTGGCAAATGGGGGCTCGGTCCGTCCAACACAACCGGTTCACCGATCAAACAGGGATTCGATCGCTACTTCGGTTACAACTGCCAACGCAACGCCCACAGCTATTTCCCCCCGTTCTTGGACAGCGACGAAAAAGAAGTTCAGATCAACAAGTATCCGATCCCCGGCCACGACCGCAAACCGGACGGGGAAGTGGTCGCGGATGACTATCGGGCGAAAACGTATGCGCCGGATTTGATTCTGCAGGAGGCCGTCAAGTTCCTGGAAAAGAACAAGGACAATCCGTTCTTTTTGTATTGTCCGTTCGTCGAGCCTCACGTCGCCATGCAGCCGCCCCAAGAATGGATCGACAAGTATCCGACGGAGTGGGACGACCAGCACGGACCGTATCGGGGCGAGAACGGTTACCTGCCGCACCCGCGACCGAGAGCCGCCTACGCCGCGATGATCTCCGACTTGGATGAACACGTCGGAACGATTCTGGATCAACTGGACAAGCACGGTTTGACCGATAACACGGTCGTGATTTTCACGTCCGACAACGGTCCGACGCATGGCAGCCGCAATCCCGAGTTCCATGTCGGTGGAGCGGCCTGCAAATTCTTCAACTCCACCGGCGGACTGAACGGGTACAAGGGCAGCTGCTACGAGGGCGGCATTCGCATCCCCTGCCTGGTCCGATGGCCCGGTCAGGTTGCCGAAGGAAGTGAGAATGATTTTCCATCGTACTTCCCGGACTGGTTTCCCACGTTGGCTGAGATCGCCGGCGCCAAGCTTCCCGAGCAGCAAATACTTGACGGCGTCAGTCTGGTCGGATTGGTGCAGGGGAAAGAAACGCAACGCTCGAAACCCCTGATTTGGAATTTCAACGGTTACGGCGGAATCGTTGCAGTCCGGGACGGCGACTGGAAAGCCATTCGCCGCAACATCAATCAAAAACAAGCAGCCGATTGGGAGCTTTACAACATTGCAGACGATCCCTCTGAAACCAAGGATCTGGCCAAGTCCCATCCGAAAATCGTCAAACGGCTCGAACTTGCCTTCATCAACGACCGCACGTTCGAACCGGATTTTCCGATGAAGATCTACGACGAGCGTTGA
- a CDS encoding PilZ domain-containing protein → MPTVASPRTNLPGASGADTPALRTPEHPTHTIPVGPTVDDDRYEPRFQVIGGQDVRDIQCRLLVHAPLGGDDQIPCQIVDLNSSGCAIRYRHDRPLFKSTTLEIHNLAGHETLQMLARVCWSRQSGLDQYASGLYFRRSLPDDFISAGIRAGQLSRRAARRESVDVGVTIRQYQPQNRGAGRIVSTSRSGLQIIGPNELVIGTRVMLQLDDGNAVVGTTVWTSLRGSQYASGVAFTHAGTGRQFHNAVLQLS, encoded by the coding sequence ATGCCCACCGTTGCATCACCTCGAACCAACCTGCCCGGGGCTTCGGGGGCAGACACTCCCGCATTGCGAACTCCAGAGCATCCGACACACACGATCCCGGTCGGCCCAACCGTCGACGATGACCGCTACGAGCCGCGATTTCAAGTGATCGGCGGGCAGGATGTTCGCGACATCCAGTGCCGGCTTTTGGTTCATGCGCCGCTGGGAGGCGACGATCAAATTCCCTGTCAGATCGTGGATCTCAACTCCAGCGGTTGCGCGATTCGCTATCGGCACGATCGGCCGCTTTTCAAGTCAACGACGTTGGAAATCCACAACCTGGCGGGACACGAAACCTTGCAAATGCTCGCGCGGGTGTGCTGGTCCCGTCAATCGGGACTCGATCAATACGCCAGCGGTTTGTACTTTCGCCGTTCGCTTCCCGATGACTTCATTTCCGCAGGCATCCGCGCCGGTCAACTCAGCCGCCGCGCGGCGCGACGCGAATCGGTCGACGTCGGCGTCACCATCCGGCAGTACCAGCCTCAGAATCGCGGCGCGGGTCGAATCGTATCGACCAGTCGCAGCGGGCTGCAGATCATCGGTCCGAATGAATTGGTGATCGGCACGCGAGTGATGCTGCAACTCGATGATGGCAACGCCGTCGTCGGCACCACCGTTTGGACCTCGCTGCGGGGATCGCAATACGCCTCCGGAGTCGCGTTCACGCACGCCGGAACCGGACGTCAATTCCACAACGCCGTCCTTCAGCTCTCATAG
- a CDS encoding sensor domain-containing diguanylate cyclase/phosphohydrolase, with product MTNLLAKLQIASEAVAETPAERPEKDAENRLAVVRLGIATSLFYALRTKHPATAAHGLRVALFCSSWAEQMGLDHDLRDRIEVGALLHDVGKIGIPDRILRKPGKLTVDEQLVMDTCPDVGCDILQGCTADPDLLDIVRYCNVWYDSRRDGETPRGEALPLGARMLAIADAFDAMTTEHVYRPAMSRDRALAELVRGSGTQFDPDLVHDFSRLLEARPEILQGSMVHRWLQQLRPEDSQAFWTGTANVAVGKSHRTKEVVRRETLFNQRLLSTLKDGVAFTDGEGNVSQWNVAMERLTDLPAEAIIGKQWSAAALRMRDTDRDRDDETICPLQECFRTGEAVRRAMIIEAVGTDPVSVHVEVAPVHGERPGSHGTVIVVHDLSDREHLERRLDTLHQQTRLDGLTRVANRAHFDTTLEELVAATAAGGPTFALVICDLDHFKRINDTFGHPAGDEALKVFANVLRSQSRDGDLVARYGGEEFLLLANACDNATGAKRAEVLRQTLESTPIEALGGECITASFGVTEYQSGDSAETVLARADRALLKAKDNGRNRVVQLGLGKMSEVAEPAHRAGWFDWLIGGDEAVATKVDILTPVPIDLVIEKLRGFIADHHAEIVNVAENQLSLKVVSGSSPGGRRRVDHKISFHAVLTLSEAQKDELLTENATPGCSTKVHLELKPIRNRDRRRRELKDAVQQLVASFRCYLMGEIINRVD from the coding sequence GTGACGAATCTGCTGGCCAAACTGCAGATCGCCTCGGAGGCTGTCGCGGAGACTCCGGCGGAACGTCCCGAGAAAGACGCCGAGAACCGCTTGGCCGTCGTCCGCTTGGGGATCGCGACGTCGTTGTTCTACGCGCTGCGAACCAAACACCCGGCGACCGCCGCGCACGGATTGAGGGTGGCGTTGTTTTGCAGCAGTTGGGCCGAGCAGATGGGCCTGGATCACGACCTGCGAGACCGAATCGAAGTCGGGGCGCTGCTGCATGACGTCGGCAAGATCGGAATTCCCGATCGGATTCTCCGCAAGCCGGGGAAACTGACCGTCGACGAGCAGCTTGTGATGGACACTTGTCCGGATGTCGGATGCGATATTCTGCAAGGCTGCACCGCGGACCCGGACTTGTTGGACATCGTTCGCTACTGCAACGTCTGGTACGACAGCCGACGCGATGGGGAAACGCCACGCGGCGAAGCGCTGCCGTTGGGGGCGCGGATGCTGGCGATCGCCGACGCCTTTGACGCGATGACGACCGAGCACGTGTATCGGCCGGCGATGAGCCGTGATCGCGCGCTTGCCGAACTGGTTCGCGGCAGCGGAACGCAATTCGATCCGGATCTGGTCCACGATTTCAGCCGCCTGCTCGAAGCCCGGCCGGAGATTCTGCAAGGATCGATGGTCCACCGCTGGCTCCAACAATTGCGTCCCGAAGATTCTCAGGCGTTCTGGACCGGGACTGCAAACGTCGCGGTCGGCAAGTCCCATCGAACCAAAGAGGTGGTGCGGCGCGAAACGCTGTTCAATCAACGCCTGTTGTCGACACTCAAAGACGGCGTCGCGTTTACCGACGGCGAAGGCAACGTTTCCCAGTGGAACGTTGCCATGGAGCGACTGACCGATCTTCCCGCCGAAGCGATCATCGGAAAACAATGGTCTGCCGCGGCACTCCGGATGCGTGACACCGACCGCGACCGCGACGACGAAACCATTTGTCCGTTGCAGGAATGTTTTCGAACGGGCGAAGCGGTTCGACGCGCGATGATCATCGAAGCCGTCGGAACCGATCCCGTGTCGGTGCACGTCGAAGTCGCTCCTGTGCATGGGGAACGCCCCGGGTCCCACGGTACCGTGATCGTGGTTCACGACCTGTCCGACCGCGAACACTTGGAGCGTCGACTGGACACGCTGCACCAACAAACGCGACTGGACGGACTCACCCGTGTCGCCAACCGCGCCCATTTCGACACCACGTTGGAAGAGCTGGTTGCCGCCACCGCCGCCGGCGGACCAACGTTTGCGCTGGTGATCTGCGACCTGGACCATTTCAAGCGAATCAATGATACATTCGGCCATCCCGCCGGTGACGAAGCGCTCAAAGTCTTTGCCAACGTGTTGCGGTCGCAGAGCCGTGATGGTGACTTGGTGGCGCGATATGGCGGTGAGGAGTTTCTGTTGTTGGCCAACGCGTGTGACAATGCGACGGGCGCCAAACGCGCCGAAGTCCTCCGCCAGACACTCGAATCGACACCCATCGAAGCCCTCGGCGGAGAGTGCATCACGGCCAGTTTCGGCGTCACCGAATATCAATCCGGCGACAGCGCGGAAACCGTGTTGGCACGAGCCGACCGAGCCTTGCTGAAGGCAAAAGACAACGGCCGAAACCGAGTCGTTCAGCTGGGGTTGGGGAAAATGTCCGAAGTCGCCGAGCCCGCCCACCGGGCCGGTTGGTTCGACTGGTTGATCGGCGGTGACGAAGCCGTCGCGACGAAGGTTGATATCCTGACTCCCGTTCCGATCGACTTGGTGATCGAAAAACTGCGCGGCTTCATCGCCGATCACCACGCCGAAATCGTCAACGTGGCTGAGAACCAGCTTTCGCTCAAAGTCGTCTCGGGATCCAGTCCGGGCGGCCGCCGCCGCGTCGATCATAAGATTTCATTCCATGCGGTGTTGACGCTCAGCGAAGCGCAAAAAGACGAACTGCTGACCGAAAATGCGACACCGGGTTGCAGCACGAAAGTCCACTTGGAACTCAAGCCGATCCGAAATCGCGATCGCCGCCGACGCGAACTGAAAGACGCCGTCCAACAGCTCGTCGCCAGTTTTCGCTGTTACCTGATGGGCGAGATCATCAACCGCGTCGACTAG
- a CDS encoding RNA polymerase sigma factor: MSLSDIDRILLQRCIDGAPRAWQDFTERFLGLVIHVANHTAESRGLSLDDSTRDDLVAEVFMVLLASDRGVLRRFRRDSSLATYLTVIARRVIARRLHLDGFRSRLSVTAAEPATTEPTERIENREEVERLMARLNPEESSVVRMYHLEGMSYQEISKAIGLAENSIGPMLSRARQKMREGA, encoded by the coding sequence GTGAGTCTCTCTGACATCGATCGAATTCTCCTCCAACGCTGCATTGATGGAGCGCCGCGCGCCTGGCAGGACTTTACCGAACGCTTTCTCGGACTGGTGATCCACGTCGCCAATCACACCGCCGAATCACGCGGCCTGTCGCTCGACGATTCGACCCGGGACGACCTGGTCGCCGAGGTCTTCATGGTCTTGCTGGCTTCGGATCGGGGCGTCTTGCGACGATTTCGCCGCGACAGTTCCTTGGCAACCTACCTGACCGTCATCGCGCGACGGGTGATCGCCCGACGGTTGCATCTGGATGGGTTTCGAAGTCGGTTGTCCGTCACCGCTGCCGAACCGGCGACGACCGAGCCGACCGAACGGATCGAGAATCGCGAAGAAGTGGAACGCCTGATGGCCCGACTCAATCCCGAGGAATCGAGTGTGGTCCGGATGTACCATCTGGAAGGGATGTCCTACCAGGAAATCAGCAAGGCGATTGGTCTGGCCGAGAACTCGATCGGGCCGATGCTCAGTCGCGCGCGACAAAAAATGCGCGAGGGTGCTTAA
- a CDS encoding Gfo/Idh/MocA family protein → MNKSKENTSSSCARRSFIKDSGLMIAGGAIGGAVAVGKAVQGGSNAPIKIAIVGCGRRARELADAVWAVDDEAVQLVGLADYFPSQTQSLYRSLKGRYGGQITANCVRSGGADCLNPILDSDADIVYVTTPPVDRPDCFRKIVEAGKHAFLEKPLAADAAGVLQSIDTAEQANAAGLTVHVGFQRRYDHRYQDVIERVRNGAVGTPVFARAFCNAGSLRPPTRAGNESDADFQRRNWNHFQWTGGDFLVEQHVAGLDVIRWALDQAPFVAQGQGGWGTFDTAEHPSLQPDRSGEVFDHHTVEFEFTTGAVLMSQCRRVAKSWNNTSEHVHGTLGRADLSAGKIYSLDGNLVWQSDRPSSLKTATVEQQRAFLGSIRRGAAENQVESAAASTLMAMLGHQATRTGKRLQMLKWINEAKFHLQQSSARG, encoded by the coding sequence ATGAACAAGTCAAAGGAAAACACTTCGTCGTCCTGTGCCCGACGGAGTTTCATCAAGGATAGCGGGCTGATGATCGCCGGAGGCGCTATTGGCGGCGCCGTCGCGGTCGGAAAAGCGGTTCAGGGCGGCAGCAATGCCCCGATCAAAATCGCGATCGTCGGTTGCGGTCGTCGCGCCCGTGAACTCGCCGACGCCGTCTGGGCCGTCGATGACGAAGCGGTGCAATTGGTCGGGCTGGCGGACTATTTCCCCTCGCAAACACAGTCGCTGTACCGCAGCTTGAAAGGACGCTACGGCGGCCAGATCACGGCGAATTGTGTTCGCTCCGGCGGCGCAGATTGTCTCAACCCGATTCTGGATTCCGACGCCGACATCGTTTACGTGACCACACCGCCGGTGGATCGCCCCGACTGCTTTCGCAAAATCGTCGAAGCGGGCAAGCACGCCTTTTTGGAAAAACCGCTCGCCGCCGACGCCGCCGGCGTCCTGCAGTCGATCGACACCGCGGAACAGGCCAACGCCGCTGGACTGACTGTGCACGTCGGTTTTCAACGCCGCTATGACCATCGTTACCAAGACGTGATCGAACGTGTGCGAAACGGCGCCGTCGGAACGCCGGTCTTTGCCAGAGCATTTTGCAATGCCGGATCCTTGCGGCCGCCGACTCGCGCCGGGAACGAATCGGACGCGGATTTCCAACGACGAAACTGGAACCATTTCCAATGGACCGGAGGCGATTTCTTGGTCGAACAGCACGTCGCGGGATTGGACGTGATCCGCTGGGCACTCGATCAAGCCCCCTTCGTCGCTCAAGGTCAGGGCGGTTGGGGAACCTTCGACACGGCCGAACATCCATCGCTGCAACCCGATCGTTCGGGCGAAGTGTTTGATCATCATACCGTTGAATTTGAATTCACCACCGGCGCCGTGCTGATGTCGCAATGTCGCCGCGTTGCAAAATCGTGGAACAACACCAGCGAACACGTCCACGGCACGTTGGGACGAGCCGACTTATCCGCCGGCAAGATCTATTCCCTCGATGGCAACCTCGTCTGGCAGTCGGATCGACCCTCGTCTCTCAAGACAGCCACGGTCGAACAACAGCGAGCCTTTCTCGGTTCGATTCGTCGCGGCGCGGCGGAGAACCAAGTGGAATCTGCCGCCGCCAGCACGCTGATGGCGATGCTCGGACACCAGGCCACCCGAACCGGTAAACGGCTTCAGATGCTCAAATGGATCAACGAAGCCAAGTTCCATTTGCAGCAATCATCAGCAAGGGGCTAG